Proteins from a genomic interval of Stenotrophomonas maltophilia:
- a CDS encoding response regulator yields the protein MHASPALAALVLIVEDEAEIADILTAYLEREGLRTLRAADGHSALDLHRSARPDLVLLDVQLPRLDGWSVLTQLRQRGETPVIMLTALDQDLDKLTALRMGADDYVVKPFNPAEVAARVRAVLRRTLRASRVDAPTALRAGPLLIDSATHAVHVEGEGYSHEVLLTLTEFKLLHCMALAPTRIFSRSELMHECLPESEALERTVDSHVSKLRRKLDEVGMVNVPASVRGVGYRLMADR from the coding sequence ATGCATGCCTCCCCTGCCCTCGCCGCCCTCGTCCTGATCGTCGAGGATGAGGCCGAGATCGCCGATATTCTTACCGCCTACCTGGAACGCGAAGGACTGCGCACCCTGCGCGCCGCCGATGGCCACAGTGCACTGGACCTGCACCGCAGCGCCCGCCCCGACCTGGTCCTGCTCGACGTGCAGCTGCCGCGACTGGATGGCTGGAGCGTCCTGACGCAGCTGCGCCAGCGCGGCGAAACGCCGGTGATCATGCTGACCGCGCTGGACCAGGACCTGGACAAGCTGACCGCGCTGCGCATGGGCGCGGACGACTATGTGGTCAAGCCATTCAATCCGGCCGAAGTTGCCGCGCGCGTGCGTGCGGTACTGCGGCGCACGCTGCGTGCCTCACGCGTGGACGCGCCGACGGCGCTGCGCGCTGGCCCGTTGCTGATCGACTCGGCCACCCACGCCGTGCACGTCGAAGGCGAAGGCTACAGCCATGAAGTACTGCTCACTCTCACCGAGTTCAAGCTGCTGCACTGCATGGCGCTGGCGCCGACACGCATCTTCAGCCGCAGCGAACTGATGCACGAATGCCTGCCGGAAAGCGAGGCACTGGAGCGCACCGTCGACAGCCATGTAAGCAAGCTTCGCCGCAAGCTGGACGAAGTCGGCATGGTCAACGTACCGGCCAGCGTGCGGGGTGTAGGCTACCGGCTGATGGCCGACCGCTGA
- a CDS encoding efflux RND transporter periplasmic adaptor subunit encodes MRTFRTPVALIATLALAMTACSTPEATPEATPRVSVVTVGPQVVQRDDELPGRVAAVRTAQIRAQVGGIVQRRLFDQGAEVSAGQALFQIDPAAFRADVDSALAALQRSEAALGRSRVQSQRLHALAAAQAVSQQHRDDASAEYEQARAAVNEARAILSRRQLDLRYATVSAPIAGRIDQALVTEGALVGAADAEPMAVVQQIDQVYVDVRQPAAQLESLQRSAGGGELPVTIIGAAGKPLPERGQLLFSGINVDTRTGDVILRILVDNPQRQLLPGMYVRARVPRGAPASALTVPQQAVLRSAGGQAYAWVIGADGKAVIRTLEVDGSVDRQWLVRTGLKAGEKVVVEGQERLQEGVVVDARDWQLPVAGAGAVQAGSKG; translated from the coding sequence ATGAGAACCTTCAGGACTCCGGTCGCGTTGATCGCGACCCTCGCCCTGGCCATGACGGCCTGCTCCACCCCCGAAGCCACGCCAGAAGCCACACCGCGTGTCAGCGTGGTCACCGTCGGCCCGCAGGTGGTACAGCGCGATGACGAACTGCCCGGCCGCGTGGCCGCCGTGCGCACCGCGCAGATCCGTGCCCAGGTGGGCGGCATCGTGCAGCGCCGCCTGTTTGACCAGGGGGCGGAAGTGAGCGCCGGCCAGGCCCTGTTCCAGATCGATCCGGCGGCGTTCCGCGCCGACGTGGATTCGGCACTGGCTGCCCTGCAGCGCAGTGAGGCCGCGCTGGGCCGCAGTCGCGTGCAGTCGCAGCGCCTGCATGCGCTGGCCGCCGCGCAGGCGGTCAGCCAGCAGCACCGCGACGATGCCAGTGCCGAGTACGAACAGGCACGCGCTGCGGTGAACGAGGCGCGCGCGATCCTGTCCCGTCGCCAGCTCGATCTGCGTTACGCGACGGTCAGTGCACCGATTGCCGGCCGCATCGATCAGGCGCTGGTGACCGAGGGCGCACTGGTCGGTGCTGCCGATGCCGAACCGATGGCAGTGGTGCAGCAGATCGACCAGGTTTACGTCGACGTGCGCCAGCCAGCGGCGCAGCTCGAGTCGCTGCAGCGCAGCGCTGGCGGTGGCGAGCTGCCGGTGACGATCATCGGTGCCGCTGGCAAGCCGCTGCCCGAGCGCGGCCAGCTGCTGTTCTCCGGCATCAATGTCGACACGCGCACCGGCGATGTGATCCTGCGCATCCTGGTCGACAACCCACAGCGGCAGCTGCTGCCCGGCATGTATGTGCGCGCGAGGGTGCCACGCGGCGCGCCCGCCAGCGCATTGACCGTGCCACAGCAGGCGGTGCTGCGCAGCGCCGGCGGCCAGGCCTATGCCTGGGTGATCGGCGCCGACGGCAAGGCGGTGATCCGCACGCTGGAAGTGGACGGTAGTGTCGATCGCCAGTGGCTGGTGCGCACGGGCCTGAAGGCCGGCGAGAAAGTAGTGGTCGAGGGCCAGGAACGCCTGCAGGAAGGTGTGGTGGTCGATGCGCGCGACTGGCAGCTGCCGGTCGCAGGCGCCGGTGCCGTGCAGGCCGGCAGCAAGGGCTGA